The Halococcus sediminicola genome contains a region encoding:
- a CDS encoding inositol-3-phosphate synthase, which produces MIGARAIARGAADTTGMVTERAPCTGLDLPGIDSLVFGGHDVQDGSVVETAERLAERNGIPGPTTLDAVREDLAAIDERIETGTARNCGQAVTELADGGTDESLSLQAIVGDIQDDYDAFRKENDLERVVIINVASSEPLPADPEKYDSIEAIERALDEDEPLPASSLYAYAALADGHPFVNFTPNAANALGGLRELAEREGVPHMGKDGKTGETLMKSALAPMFAGRNLRVRSWEGHNILGNKDGKVLEDDANKAGKLASKGGVLDGILDEDLHNRVRIDYTPALGDWKTAWDDIRFRGFLDTDMKLQFTWEGSDSALAAPLILDLARLLAFADERGESGLQRHLASFFKAPLGVDEHDLSKQFGMLEEYVEAHAAQPNAVGAEGDDD; this is translated from the coding sequence ATGATCGGCGCGCGTGCCATCGCCCGTGGCGCGGCCGACACGACGGGGATGGTCACCGAGCGCGCGCCGTGTACGGGCCTCGACCTTCCGGGAATCGACTCGCTCGTCTTCGGTGGTCACGACGTCCAGGACGGCAGCGTCGTCGAGACGGCCGAGCGCCTCGCGGAGCGCAATGGTATTCCAGGCCCCACGACGCTAGATGCCGTCCGAGAGGATCTCGCCGCAATCGACGAACGCATCGAGACCGGCACGGCACGCAACTGCGGGCAGGCGGTCACGGAACTCGCCGACGGGGGCACCGACGAATCGCTCTCGCTGCAGGCGATCGTCGGGGACATCCAGGACGATTACGACGCGTTCCGCAAGGAGAACGATCTGGAGCGAGTAGTTATCATCAACGTCGCCTCCTCCGAGCCGCTACCGGCCGATCCCGAGAAGTACGATTCCATCGAGGCCATCGAGCGCGCGCTCGACGAGGACGAGCCGCTGCCGGCGAGTTCGCTGTACGCTTACGCCGCGCTCGCCGACGGGCATCCGTTCGTGAACTTCACGCCGAACGCCGCGAACGCGCTCGGTGGACTGCGCGAGCTGGCCGAGCGCGAGGGCGTTCCGCACATGGGCAAGGACGGCAAGACGGGCGAGACGCTGATGAAGTCCGCGCTCGCGCCGATGTTCGCCGGGCGCAACCTCCGCGTGCGCTCGTGGGAGGGCCACAACATCCTCGGAAACAAAGACGGAAAAGTGCTCGAAGACGATGCGAACAAGGCTGGAAAGTTGGCGAGCAAGGGTGGCGTGCTCGATGGCATCCTCGACGAGGACCTCCACAACCGGGTCCGGATCGACTACACGCCCGCGCTCGGCGACTGGAAGACCGCATGGGACGACATCCGTTTTCGGGGATTCCTCGACACCGACATGAAACTCCAGTTCACCTGGGAAGGCTCCGATTCGGCGCTCGCCGCACCATTGATACTCGATCTCGCGCGATTGCTCGCGTTCGCCGACGAGCGGGGCGAGTCGGGATTGCAGCGCCACCTCGCCTCCTTTTTCAAAGCGCCGCTCGGCGTCGACGAACACGACCTCTCCAAACAGTTCGGGATGCTCGAAGAGTACGTCGAAGCGCACGCCGCACAGCCGAACGCGGTCGGCGCGGAGGGCGACGATGACTGA
- a CDS encoding alkaline phosphatase family protein, whose amino-acid sequence MTDGDAGRAIVLDVIGLEREHVERGLAPNIADLVDDGARADLQSPFPAVTLPVQSTLATGQSPENHGDVANGEYDRGNDTAALWEREREDRNRLWESASEAGLTTGVFCFQHLIGTTADVALTPSPIEDEDNNILEMNCWTNPDDFYDELEAEYGHFPLHTYWGPGANEESTAWILDAAREAIDRYDPDLLWIYIPYLDYAGLAHGASSDELHEAIGVADELVGDFLDFLREDERWGDTVVNVVSEYGFNDVDTPVFPNRALREAGLLAVQDDGEGGEEIDLKSSEAFALVDHQVAHVYADEDVVDEAREALSGLDGVERVLDEKGKEEYGVAHPNAGELVCVAEPSGWFQYYWWHDDANAPYYARDMDIHAKPGFDPVELFFGDEGLVSLDASKVGGSHGRADVDGFYGLGGPAAPDSVPDDVDARAVAPTLTNLLGVDVAMEFERDAL is encoded by the coding sequence ATGACTGACGGCGACGCGGGGCGGGCGATCGTCCTCGACGTGATCGGGCTCGAACGCGAGCACGTCGAGAGGGGTCTCGCGCCGAACATCGCCGACCTCGTTGACGACGGCGCACGCGCTGACCTCCAGTCGCCGTTTCCAGCTGTGACGCTCCCCGTTCAGAGTACGCTCGCGACGGGCCAGTCGCCCGAAAACCACGGCGACGTGGCCAACGGCGAGTACGACAGGGGGAACGACACGGCGGCGCTCTGGGAGCGCGAGCGCGAGGACAGGAATCGCCTCTGGGAGAGTGCGAGCGAGGCCGGACTCACCACCGGAGTATTCTGTTTTCAGCATCTCATCGGCACGACGGCGGACGTCGCGCTCACGCCCTCGCCCATCGAGGACGAGGACAACAACATCCTTGAGATGAACTGCTGGACGAATCCTGATGATTTCTACGACGAACTCGAAGCCGAGTACGGCCACTTCCCGCTGCACACCTACTGGGGTCCCGGCGCGAACGAGGAGTCGACCGCGTGGATTCTCGACGCCGCCCGCGAGGCCATCGACCGCTACGATCCCGACCTCCTCTGGATCTACATCCCGTATCTCGATTACGCGGGGCTGGCTCACGGGGCGAGCAGCGACGAACTCCACGAGGCGATCGGTGTCGCCGACGAACTCGTCGGCGATTTCCTCGACTTCTTGCGCGAGGACGAGCGCTGGGGCGACACAGTAGTAAACGTCGTCAGCGAGTACGGCTTCAACGACGTCGACACACCCGTGTTCCCGAACCGTGCGCTGCGCGAGGCGGGATTGCTCGCGGTCCAGGATGACGGCGAAGGTGGCGAGGAGATCGACCTGAAGAGTTCGGAAGCGTTCGCGCTGGTCGATCACCAGGTGGCCCACGTCTATGCCGACGAGGACGTCGTCGACGAGGCGCGCGAGGCACTCTCCGGGCTGGATGGCGTCGAGCGGGTACTCGACGAGAAAGGAAAAGAAGAGTACGGCGTCGCCCACCCGAACGCCGGCGAACTCGTCTGCGTCGCCGAGCCGTCGGGCTGGTTCCAGTATTACTGGTGGCACGACGACGCGAACGCGCCGTACTACGCCCGCGACATGGATATCCACGCGAAACCCGGCTTCGACCCCGTCGAGTTGTTCTTCGGCGACGAGGGGCTCGTCTCGCTCGATGCCTCGAAAGTCGGTGGCTCGCACGGCCGTGCCGACGTCGACGGGTTCTACGGGCTGGGCGGTCCGGCTGCCCCCGATTCGGTGCCCGACGACGTTGACGCCCGCGCGGTCGCGCCGACGCTGACCAATCTGCTCGGTGTCGACGTGGCGATGGAATTCGAGCGCGACGCGCTATAA
- a CDS encoding PQQ-dependent sugar dehydrogenase yields the protein MTTNSPTDRHATTRRRFLRASAATGAFVGAVGLAGAQSDPETIRLGGEIAGWQGRKPDSIAGESNPTLRLDAGTDYRVVWKNIDGQGHNFALLDGDGEVLERTEVMSEQGATQTVEFTAKEAMAEYVCEPHSASMHGAISFGEETQTATTTESDDGEGGSSSYFGDGPTVRIETLTEGTLTAPLDFGVPPGENGRYFVVDRLGQVYVHESGSLNEEPFIDVSDELTEITGEMGLLGMAFHPDYQENGRFYLRYSAPSREGTPEEFSHTEVLAEFETSEDGSSGLVDSERTVLEVPSPYDTHNAGAIVFGPDDGYLYVAMGDGGGAHDTDLGHVSDWYEDNEGGNGQDVTENLLGSILRIDVDGRDGDKAYGIPDDNPLVGKEGLDEQFAWGFRNPWRMGFSDGELFASDVGQNGFEEIDIVEKDKNYGWNVREGTHCFKPGPEGSRNPPEECPSKLPPDVRGGERLIPPVIEYPHSEGGEGVGSAAIGGYSYGRDDIPALTGKYVFGDFRKTQETETPTGSLLAATPAEEGLWDVAELSIANTDSGFVGGYILALGRDNEGRLYVLTTANPGNEATGAVHRIVPSKGSQGTGTATGDASAPNGSATTANATATTNATTTGNATVTTNATAAANGTPGTTGIGESTATTKPATARETAGRTVTEAAQTTGESGVSGGTSSDSGPGFGVLAALSGLTIGAARLLSGRKE from the coding sequence ATGACCACGAACTCACCGACAGACCGGCACGCAACGACCCGCAGACGATTCCTCCGTGCGAGCGCCGCGACCGGTGCGTTCGTCGGCGCAGTCGGTCTCGCCGGTGCACAGTCCGACCCCGAAACGATCCGCCTCGGTGGCGAAATCGCCGGCTGGCAGGGTCGGAAACCCGACTCGATAGCCGGCGAGAGCAACCCGACCCTCCGCCTCGACGCCGGCACCGACTATCGGGTCGTCTGGAAGAACATCGACGGCCAGGGCCACAACTTCGCACTGCTCGACGGCGATGGCGAGGTACTGGAGCGCACCGAGGTGATGAGCGAGCAGGGCGCGACCCAGACCGTCGAGTTCACTGCCAAAGAGGCGATGGCCGAGTACGTCTGCGAGCCACACAGCGCTTCGATGCACGGCGCGATCTCGTTCGGCGAGGAGACACAGACGGCGACCACGACCGAAAGCGACGATGGGGAGGGCGGGTCCTCGTCGTACTTCGGCGACGGACCCACGGTACGCATCGAGACGCTCACGGAGGGAACGCTCACCGCACCGCTCGATTTCGGCGTGCCGCCGGGCGAGAACGGCCGATACTTCGTCGTCGACCGACTCGGGCAAGTGTACGTTCACGAGTCGGGGAGTCTGAACGAGGAGCCGTTCATCGACGTGAGCGACGAACTGACCGAGATCACCGGCGAGATGGGGCTGCTGGGAATGGCGTTCCATCCCGACTATCAGGAGAACGGGAGGTTCTACCTGCGCTACAGCGCGCCATCGCGGGAGGGCACGCCCGAGGAGTTCTCGCACACGGAAGTCCTCGCCGAGTTCGAGACGAGCGAGGACGGGTCGAGCGGTCTCGTGGACTCGGAACGGACGGTGCTCGAAGTCCCGTCGCCGTACGACACGCACAACGCCGGTGCGATCGTCTTCGGGCCCGACGACGGCTACCTCTACGTGGCGATGGGCGACGGCGGCGGCGCACACGACACCGACCTCGGTCACGTGAGCGACTGGTACGAGGACAACGAGGGCGGCAACGGGCAGGACGTCACCGAGAACCTCTTGGGATCGATCCTGCGCATCGACGTCGACGGTCGAGACGGCGACAAGGCCTACGGGATTCCCGACGACAACCCACTCGTGGGAAAAGAGGGGTTGGACGAGCAGTTCGCGTGGGGCTTTCGCAACCCGTGGCGGATGGGATTCTCCGACGGGGAACTGTTCGCCTCGGACGTCGGCCAGAATGGCTTCGAGGAGATCGACATCGTCGAGAAGGACAAGAACTACGGCTGGAACGTCCGCGAGGGAACCCACTGTTTCAAACCCGGGCCGGAGGGCAGTCGCAACCCGCCCGAGGAGTGCCCGAGCAAACTGCCCCCCGACGTCCGCGGCGGCGAGCGCCTCATCCCGCCGGTCATCGAGTACCCACACAGCGAGGGAGGTGAGGGTGTCGGGTCGGCGGCCATCGGCGGCTACAGTTACGGACGCGACGATATTCCGGCCCTCACTGGAAAGTACGTCTTCGGCGATTTCCGCAAGACACAGGAGACCGAAACCCCGACGGGTTCGCTGCTCGCGGCCACGCCAGCCGAAGAGGGTCTCTGGGACGTCGCGGAGCTCTCCATCGCGAACACCGACAGCGGGTTCGTCGGCGGCTACATCCTCGCGCTGGGCCGAGACAACGAGGGACGGCTCTACGTGCTGACGACCGCGAACCCGGGCAACGAGGCGACCGGCGCGGTCCACCGCATCGTCCCGTCGAAAGGATCTCAGGGGACCGGGACCGCCACCGGCGACGCGAGCGCCCCAAACGGTTCGGCGACGACCGCGAACGCCACGGCCACCACGAACGCCACGACCACCGGAAATGCCACAGTCACCACGAACGCCACGGCCGCCGCGAACGGAACTCCCGGCACGACCGGCATCGGCGAATCGACCGCTACCACAAAGCCGGCGACTGCACGGGAAACGGCCGGACGGACGGTGACCGAAGCGGCGCAAACGACCGGCGAGAGCGGTGTCTCGGGCGGGACGAGCAGCGATTCGGGTCCCGGGTTCGGCGTTCTGGCGGCGTTGTCGGGGCTGACGATCGGTGCGGCCCGGCTGCTGTCCGGGCGCAAAGAGTAG
- a CDS encoding PQQ-dependent sugar dehydrogenase — protein sequence MTNGIHDTDPAAPSRRRFLAATAAAGVTGLAGVGSFTGVQAQSQPQEISLGGETTGWVGREPSGIQGTINPTLELEIGTTYRLTWKNIDGAQHNVALLDGEDAVLQRTEYMSNEGETQTLEFTATEAMDEYVCQAHLNSMRGDITFSNGGAKTETTTEDESDEPKGFFPTGPSIRTDTVVDGDLTAPLGLEVPPGERGEFFIIDQIGVIRRYGADGSGGDVFLDVRDQLIDFDNLPEIKTIDERGLLGLAFHPNFQENSKFYVHYSAKSRPGTPENFTHTQVISEFEINEEGTKALPDTERTVLEIPSPYYTHNGGAIVFGPDDYLYIGIGNGGGALKSSKQPNDWYGANLGGNGQDIEENLMGSILRIDVDGRDGDKAYGIPEDNPLVGKAGLDEHYAWGFRNPWRIGFSGETLIAADVGQRRYEEIDVVRKGGNYGWNVREGGQCFVATKGADPYRSQCPTNTPANVRGGEPLIDPVIQYPHTYETKGVGVAVIGGYIYENATIPDLQGKYVFGDYSKDGKPRGSLFAATPVEGDSWSVEEVSIANGENGELGAYLLCVARDNDGELYALTTDNLGVKGETGAVHRLRPPEAEARETASTETPARPPTATATPEPTSTPPATRTATETASETTNSTGTARSGESGGIVSGDGPGFGILAGLAGLALGAARLLGGEEQ from the coding sequence ATGACGAATGGAATACACGACACCGACCCCGCTGCCCCCTCGCGCCGGCGCTTTCTCGCCGCCACCGCCGCCGCTGGCGTGACCGGTCTCGCTGGCGTCGGCAGCTTCACCGGTGTACAGGCCCAATCCCAGCCACAGGAGATCAGTCTCGGCGGCGAGACGACCGGCTGGGTCGGGCGCGAACCGTCAGGGATCCAGGGCACCATCAACCCAACGCTCGAACTCGAAATCGGCACGACCTACCGACTGACGTGGAAGAACATCGACGGCGCACAGCACAACGTCGCGCTGCTCGACGGCGAGGACGCCGTCCTCCAGCGCACCGAGTACATGTCGAACGAAGGTGAAACCCAGACCCTCGAATTCACCGCGACCGAGGCGATGGACGAGTACGTCTGTCAGGCCCACCTCAACTCGATGCGCGGCGACATCACCTTCTCGAACGGCGGCGCGAAGACCGAGACGACGACCGAGGACGAGTCCGACGAGCCGAAAGGATTCTTCCCCACAGGACCGTCCATCAGAACCGACACCGTCGTCGACGGCGATCTCACCGCCCCGCTCGGTCTCGAAGTCCCGCCCGGCGAGCGCGGGGAGTTTTTCATCATCGACCAGATCGGCGTCATCCGTCGGTACGGAGCCGACGGCAGCGGCGGCGACGTGTTCCTCGATGTGCGCGATCAGCTCATCGACTTCGACAACCTCCCCGAGATCAAGACCATCGACGAGCGCGGCCTGCTCGGGCTGGCCTTCCATCCGAATTTTCAGGAAAACAGTAAATTCTACGTCCACTACAGCGCCAAATCGCGCCCCGGAACGCCCGAGAACTTCACCCATACGCAGGTCATCTCGGAGTTCGAGATCAACGAGGAGGGTACGAAAGCGCTGCCCGACACCGAACGGACGGTGCTCGAAATCCCCTCGCCGTACTACACACACAACGGCGGCGCGATCGTCTTCGGTCCCGACGACTACCTCTATATCGGCATCGGCAACGGCGGCGGCGCGCTCAAATCCTCGAAACAGCCAAACGACTGGTACGGCGCGAACCTCGGCGGCAACGGCCAGGACATCGAGGAGAACCTGATGGGGTCGATCCTGCGCATCGACGTCGACGGTCGAGACGGCGACAAGGCCTACGGGATCCCCGAGGACAACCCGCTCGTGGGGAAGGCGGGTCTCGACGAACACTACGCATGGGGCTTTCGCAACCCGTGGCGCATCGGTTTCTCGGGCGAGACGCTGATCGCCGCCGACGTCGGCCAGCGCCGGTACGAGGAGATCGATGTCGTCAGGAAGGGCGGCAACTACGGCTGGAACGTTCGCGAGGGCGGGCAGTGTTTCGTCGCCACCAAGGGCGCAGACCCCTACCGTTCCCAGTGTCCCACCAACACGCCGGCGAACGTGCGCGGCGGCGAACCGCTCATCGACCCCGTCATCCAGTATCCACACACCTACGAGACGAAGGGCGTCGGCGTCGCCGTCATCGGCGGCTACATCTACGAGAACGCGACGATCCCCGATCTCCAGGGGAAGTACGTCTTCGGCGACTACAGCAAGGACGGCAAACCGCGCGGTTCGCTGTTCGCCGCGACGCCCGTCGAAGGTGATTCGTGGTCGGTCGAGGAGGTTTCGATCGCGAACGGTGAGAACGGGGAACTCGGTGCCTACCTCCTCTGTGTCGCCCGCGACAACGACGGCGAACTCTACGCGCTGACGACCGACAACCTCGGCGTCAAGGGCGAGACCGGCGCGGTCCATCGCCTGCGGCCACCCGAGGCCGAGGCACGCGAGACCGCGAGCACCGAGACGCCAGCCCGACCGCCGACGGCGACCGCGACGCCCGAACCGACATCGACGCCGCCCGCGACGCGGACGGCGACCGAAACGGCGAGCGAGACGACCAACAGCACCGGCACGGCGCGCAGTGGTGAGAGCGGCGGCATCGTGAGCGGCGACGGTCCCGGGTTCGGGATTCTCGCCGGGCTTGCCGGACTTGCCCTCGGTGCTGCCCGCCTGTTGGGTGGCGAGGAGCAATGA
- the purH gene encoding bifunctional phosphoribosylaminoimidazolecarboxamide formyltransferase/IMP cyclohydrolase, with translation MTPIAGLAGNRGRNLVRIADRAPGGAALSVVLTNDADAPVLDAAAERGIPTEVVEPEENESRATHERRLLDRLAEYDAELVCLDGYMRVLTDEFVERAPPAFNVHPSLLPAFPGMDAHEQVLDAGVDVTGCTVHLVSEEVDAGPIVTQEPVAVYADDDQESLKERVLHEAEFVAYPRAVRLFAEGKLTIEDKGDEREIRVTDDERGDFPPRRVQGSERAAELRYGENPHQSAALYTDADTGANVVDAPQLNPGAKNLSYNNYNDADGALGLVREFDEPAAAVIKHTNPAGCATADTLAAAYEHALATDPMSAFGGIVALNRECDEATAEQIVESFKEVVLAPGYTEDALAVLREKDNLRVLDIEEFDADAAQFAEKPLAGGRLIQERDEQVITPADLEIVTEREPSDAQLETMCFAWQVIKHVKSNAIVFADGTETVGIGMGQVSRVDAVRLAAMKADEHAEGKSAAGAVMASDAFFPFPDGIEAAVDAGIEAVVQPGGSVNDDDVIAAADEAGIAMAHTGQRAFRHD, from the coding sequence ATGACACCGATCGCGGGACTGGCGGGCAATCGCGGCCGCAACCTCGTTCGGATCGCCGACCGCGCGCCCGGTGGCGCGGCACTGAGCGTCGTTCTGACGAACGACGCCGACGCGCCGGTGCTCGACGCGGCCGCCGAGCGCGGAATCCCCACCGAAGTCGTCGAACCCGAGGAGAACGAATCGCGCGCGACCCACGAACGACGACTGCTCGACAGACTCGCCGAGTACGACGCCGAACTGGTCTGTCTCGACGGCTACATGCGCGTGCTCACCGACGAGTTCGTCGAGCGCGCGCCGCCAGCGTTCAACGTTCATCCGTCGCTGCTGCCCGCGTTCCCAGGCATGGATGCCCACGAGCAGGTCCTCGATGCCGGCGTCGACGTCACCGGCTGCACGGTCCATCTCGTTTCCGAAGAGGTCGACGCCGGCCCGATCGTCACCCAGGAGCCGGTCGCCGTCTATGCGGACGACGATCAAGAGTCACTCAAGGAGCGCGTGCTTCACGAGGCCGAGTTCGTAGCCTATCCGCGCGCCGTCAGGCTGTTCGCCGAAGGGAAACTGACCATCGAGGACAAGGGCGACGAACGCGAGATACGGGTCACGGACGACGAGCGCGGTGATTTCCCGCCCCGGCGCGTGCAGGGAAGCGAGCGCGCGGCGGAGCTCAGGTATGGCGAGAACCCACACCAGTCGGCCGCGCTCTACACCGACGCGGACACGGGGGCCAACGTCGTCGATGCGCCACAGCTGAACCCCGGTGCCAAAAACCTCTCGTACAACAATTATAACGACGCCGACGGGGCGCTCGGCTTAGTCAGAGAATTCGACGAGCCGGCGGCCGCAGTGATAAAGCACACCAATCCCGCGGGCTGTGCGACCGCCGACACACTTGCGGCGGCCTACGAGCATGCGCTCGCTACCGACCCGATGAGCGCCTTCGGGGGGATCGTCGCGCTGAACCGCGAGTGCGACGAGGCGACCGCCGAGCAGATCGTCGAGTCGTTCAAGGAGGTCGTCCTCGCGCCGGGCTACACCGAGGACGCGCTCGCGGTGCTGCGCGAGAAGGACAACCTCCGGGTGCTCGACATCGAGGAGTTCGACGCCGACGCGGCGCAGTTCGCCGAAAAACCGCTCGCCGGCGGACGACTGATCCAAGAGCGTGACGAACAGGTGATCACACCGGCGGACCTAGAGATCGTCACCGAACGCGAACCGAGCGACGCGCAGTTGGAAACGATGTGTTTCGCGTGGCAGGTCATCAAACACGTCAAATCGAACGCCATCGTCTTCGCCGACGGCACCGAGACTGTAGGCATCGGCATGGGACAGGTCTCGCGGGTCGATGCCGTACGACTCGCGGCGATGAAGGCCGACGAGCACGCCGAGGGGAAATCGGCAGCGGGCGCGGTGATGGCCTCCGACGCCTTCTTCCCGTTCCCCGACGGCATCGAGGCGGCCGTCGACGCGGGCATCGAGGCGGTCGTCCAACCCGGCGGCTCCGTGAACGACGATGACGTGATCGCGGCCGCCGACGAAGCGGGGATCGCGATGGCCCACACCGGTCAGCGCGCGTTCCGTCACGACTGA
- the purB gene encoding adenylosuccinate lyase produces the protein MTDRGPLSSVSPLDGRYARYTEPLVEYASEAALLRARVRVEVEYLVALADLDATPLVIDADDRAVLRALYEDFSKEDAARIKRIETEGTAEHSATNHDVKAVEYFVRDGLPDPDVAPWVHFGLTSEDVNNLARRLLLKPAVEEVLVPEFDVIREAFGAMAREHGDTPMLARTHGQPATPTTFGKETAVYAGRLERAIERIASAAGDLAGKLAGASGTYAAHHAAYPDVDWRAFAEEFVNSLGLVHVEPVTQINPCDDLAALFDALRGANAILLDADRDMWRYVSDGYLGQESDAGETGSSTMPHKVNPIDFENSEGNLSKANSDLSFLAETLTTSRLQRDLSDSTVKRNVGAALAHSLIGYRKTQAGLSKVVPNERVMREELEDNPEVIGEAVQTVLRREGHTDAYERVKELTRGRRTDLDDFRELFADLDVNEATRAELRALTPAGYTGLAAELADSAE, from the coding sequence ATGACAGACCGCGGTCCGCTTTCGTCCGTGTCGCCGCTCGATGGCCGGTACGCACGCTACACCGAACCGCTCGTCGAGTACGCGAGCGAGGCGGCCCTGCTGCGCGCTCGCGTCCGCGTCGAGGTCGAGTATCTCGTCGCGCTCGCCGACCTCGACGCCACCCCGCTCGTGATCGATGCCGACGACCGAGCGGTTCTCAGAGCGCTCTACGAGGATTTTTCCAAGGAAGACGCAGCCAGGATCAAGCGCATCGAGACCGAGGGAACCGCGGAGCATTCGGCAACCAACCACGACGTGAAGGCCGTCGAGTATTTCGTCCGCGATGGGCTTCCCGACCCGGACGTCGCGCCGTGGGTTCACTTCGGGCTGACGAGCGAGGATGTCAACAACCTCGCGCGCCGATTGCTGCTCAAGCCCGCCGTCGAGGAAGTGCTGGTTCCCGAATTCGATGTGATTCGGGAAGCGTTCGGGGCGATGGCGCGCGAGCACGGCGACACCCCGATGCTGGCGCGCACGCACGGCCAGCCGGCGACGCCGACGACGTTCGGCAAGGAGACGGCCGTCTATGCCGGCCGGCTGGAGAGAGCGATCGAGCGCATCGCGAGCGCCGCCGGCGATCTCGCGGGCAAGCTCGCCGGCGCGAGCGGGACCTACGCCGCTCACCACGCCGCCTATCCCGATGTCGATTGGCGGGCGTTCGCCGAGGAGTTCGTCAACTCGCTCGGACTCGTCCACGTCGAACCCGTCACACAGATCAACCCGTGTGACGACCTCGCTGCGCTGTTCGACGCGCTCCGGGGCGCGAACGCAATCTTGCTCGACGCCGACCGTGACATGTGGCGCTACGTCTCCGATGGCTATCTCGGTCAGGAGAGCGACGCGGGCGAGACGGGAAGTTCGACGATGCCGCACAAGGTCAACCCGATCGACTTCGAGAACAGCGAGGGCAACCTCTCGAAAGCCAATAGCGATCTCTCCTTTCTCGCCGAGACCCTCACCACCTCGCGCCTCCAGCGCGACCTCTCTGATTCGACGGTCAAGCGGAACGTGGGCGCGGCGCTGGCTCACAGCCTCATCGGCTACCGGAAGACGCAAGCCGGCCTCTCGAAGGTCGTCCCGAACGAGCGAGTGATGCGCGAGGAGTTGGAGGACAACCCCGAAGTCATCGGCGAAGCGGTTCAAACTGTGCTCCGCCGCGAGGGTCACACCGACGCCTACGAGCGGGTGAAGGAACTTACCCGCGGACGACGCACCGATCTCGACGATTTCCGCGAGCTGTTCGCCGACCTCGACGTGAACGAGGCGACCCGTGCGGAGCTACGTGCGCTCACGCCCGCCGGCTACACCGGGCTGGCGGCAGAGCTGGCCGATTCGGCGGAGTGA
- a CDS encoding ferritin-like domain-containing protein: MSMEGDEQVLDLLHDARNDEFETVVNYQTDAIALAGVAAEEVADSLSADVQEELGHAEELGERIVQLGGQPKGSFELEMGQESLQPPADPTDTLAVIDGVIEAEKGAVETYRELIDVAEEADDPVTEDLATELLADEEEHLTEFEGYRKEYDD; the protein is encoded by the coding sequence ATGAGCATGGAGGGTGACGAGCAGGTGCTCGACCTGCTCCACGACGCACGCAACGACGAGTTCGAAACGGTGGTCAACTACCAGACCGACGCCATCGCGCTCGCTGGCGTCGCCGCCGAGGAGGTCGCCGACAGCCTGAGTGCGGACGTCCAAGAGGAACTCGGTCACGCCGAGGAACTCGGCGAGCGCATCGTTCAGTTAGGGGGTCAGCCGAAGGGTTCCTTCGAACTGGAGATGGGCCAAGAGAGCCTCCAGCCGCCCGCAGACCCGACCGACACGCTCGCCGTCATCGACGGCGTCATCGAGGCCGAGAAGGGCGCTGTCGAGACCTACCGCGAACTCATCGATGTCGCCGAGGAAGCCGACGACCCCGTGACCGAGGACCTCGCTACGGAACTGCTCGCCGACGAGGAGGAGCATCTCACCGAGTTCGAAGGCTACCGGAAAGAATACGACGACTGA